ACGCCCAGGCGCTGCGCCCGATCCCTGGCGAACGCCCGGAATCCCACGCCCTGCACATCACCGTAAATCTTCACGAACATGCGCACCGGAGTCATGGCCCCTCTCCACGCGCAAAAGCCTGGCCCCATTATACCCGCGTTGGCGCTGGAAGCAAACCCATCGGATTGTCCCGCCTCATGGTTCGGCCGCACAAAGACACCAAGGCACGAAGAAAAACCCTCGTGTCTTTGCGCCTTTGTGTGAGGTATCGCCCTATTTTGCCACGATGCTGACCAGCCGCCCGGGCGCGTAGATGACCTTCAGGATTTGCTTGCCGGCGGTGTGGCGCTGCACGCCCTCGGCGGCGAGGGCGGCCTGGCGCACGTCCTCTTCCGTCGCGTCCGCCGACACGGTGATGCGGTCGCGCACCTTGCCGTTGACCTGCACCGCCAGGGTGATCATCTCCTCGCGGGCGATCTCCGCATCCCATTCGGGCCACGGTTGCTGGTGCACGCTGTAGGGCTGGCCGATGCGCTCCCACAGTTCCTCGGCGATGTGCGGGCACGCGGGCGCCAGCAGCAGCACCATGGTGCGAATCGCCTCGTTCCACGCCTCGGATCCGTACAGCGGCGTCTCCTTCGCCTTGACCAGCGCGTTCAGGAACTCCATCAGGTTCGCGACGTAGGTGTTGAAGGCCAGCGCCTCCATGTCTTCCGTGGCGCGGCGGATGGTCTGGTGCGTCTTGCGACGCAGGGCGCGCATGTCGGACTCCGTCGGCTGTCCCGTGGCGGCGCGGGCCGGCGGCGTCAGCACGCAGTCCCACACGCGGTACAAGAAGCGCGACACGCCCTCAATCCCCTGGCTATCCCATGGGCCGCCCTGTTCCCAGCGGTATCCGAACATCAGGTAGGCGCGGACCGTGTCGGCCCCGTATTTCGCCACCTGCTCGTCGGGCGACACCACATTGCCGCGGCTTTTGGACATCTTCTCGCGATCCTCGCCCAGGATCATACCCTGGTTGCGCAGGCGCAACATGGGCTCGTCAAAGTTCACTAGCCCCATGTCGCGCATGACCTTTGTGAAGAAGCGCGTGTAGATGAGGTGCATGGTCGCGTGCTCAATCCCGCCCGTGTACAGGTCCACCGGCAGCCAATATTCGCCCTCCCTGGGGTCAAACGGCTGGTCGCCCTCGTAGTACGGGCTGAGGTAGGCGTACTGGTACCACGACGAGCACAGGAACGTATCCATGGTGTCGGTCTCGCGCTCGGCGGGGCCGCCGCACTTGGGGCACGTGGTGTAGCGGAAGCCGGCGTGGTACTTCAGCGGGCTTTCGCCGGTGGGCAGAAACTCGGCATCCTCTGGCAGGAGCACCGGCAGGTCCTCGTAGGGCACCGGCACCGTCCCGCACTTCGGGCAGTAGATGATGGGGATGGGCGCGCCCCAGTACCGCTGGCGGCTGATGAGCCAGTCGCGCAGTTTGTACTTGACGGCGTACTTGCCGATGCCTTGCTCCTCAAGCCAGGCGGTAACTTTCTGGATGGCTTCGTCCCCTGGCGTGCCGGTGAACGGCCCGGAGTTGATCATCGTCCCGTACTCGGCGTGGAACAGGATGTCGCGGTAGAACTCCTCCTGCCACAACATCTCCATAACGGTGCGCGCCGCGGCGGATGTGGAATCCAACGCCTGGCAGCGGGCCAGAATCTCGCGGTCGGCCTCCACCGAGTCCAACTCGCGCACGCCGTCGGCGAAGACGAAGGCCCATTGCGCGCCGACGACTTCCACCCACGCGCCAGGGCGCACGTAGCGCCGCGCCAGGGCGATGTACGCCTCTGCCTGCGCCGCGCCCTGCAGGGCTACGCGCCACGAGTCGGCCGCCTCCTCGTAGGCGATGCCCGCGGCGGCCAGCGCATCAGCGAACCCCTCGCCCACGGCGTCGCGCCGCACCCGCGACTTGGCCTTGCCATCGGTGCGGTCAATGACCGGAATGATGGGCAGGCCGAACTTCAGCGCGAACTGGAAGTCGCGCTCGTCGTGCGAAGGCACCCCCATGATGGCCCCCGTGCCATAGGTCATCATCACGTAGTCGGCGATCCAGATGGGGATGCGCGCGCCGTTGACCGGATTCACTGCGTAGGCGCCGATGAACACGCCGGTCTTCTCCTTTTCCGTGGACAGGCGCGCCACCTCGGTCTGGCGGCTGGCCTCGGCCACGTAGGCGTCCACGGCGGGGCGGAACTCCGGCGGCGTCAACTTGGCCACCAGCGGGTGCTCGGGGGCCAGCACCATGAACGTGGCCCCCCACAGCGTGTCGGGGCGTGTCGTGAACACCACAATCGGGTCGCCCTGCTCGCTGCGGAAGGTTACCTCGGCGCCCTCGCTCCGCCCGATCCAGTTGGTCTGCATCACCCGCACCCGTTCGGGCCAGTCAATCTTGGAGAAGTCCAGCAGTTCGTCGGCATAGGCCGTAGTGCGGAAGAACCACTGATTCAGTTCCTTGCGGATGACGGGCGTGCCGCACCGCTCGCAGTGGCGGTCCTCGCCCCACACCTGCTCGCGGGCCAGCGTCGTATTGCACGTGGGGCAGAAGTCCACCGGCGCGAAGGCGCGATACGCCATGCCTCGCTCGTAGAACTTCAGGAAGAACCACTGCGTCCACTTGTAGTAGCCAGGGAGGCACGAGATGGCCTCGCGCTCCCAGTCAAACATGGCGCCCATGCTCTTCAGTTGGCGGCGCATCTTCTCTATGTTCGCCATGGTCCACTTGAACGGGTGGATGCCGTGCTTGATGGCGGCGTTTTCGGCGGGCAGGCCGAAGGCGTCAAACCCCATGGGGAACAGGACATTGTACCCGCGCATGCGCATGTAGCGCGCGTGGGCGTCCGACGGCGCCATGGCGTACCAGTGGCCGATGTGCAGGTCGCCCGACGGATAGGGGAGCATCGTCAGGGCGTAGTGTTTCGGGCGCGTGGGGTCCACCGTGGACCGGTACAGGTGGTCCTGTTCCCACCGCGCCTGCCATTTGGGTTCAATCGCTTGCGGGATGTACTTGTCTGCCATCGCTGCTCTCCTGTTGCCGAATCTGCGCGAAACCTGCGCCCTTGCCGGATAAACAACAACTCCCCCGCCCAGGGACGGAGGAGTTGTTCCG
This portion of the Chloroflexota bacterium genome encodes:
- a CDS encoding leucine--tRNA ligase; protein product: MADKYIPQAIEPKWQARWEQDHLYRSTVDPTRPKHYALTMLPYPSGDLHIGHWYAMAPSDAHARYMRMRGYNVLFPMGFDAFGLPAENAAIKHGIHPFKWTMANIEKMRRQLKSMGAMFDWEREAISCLPGYYKWTQWFFLKFYERGMAYRAFAPVDFCPTCNTTLAREQVWGEDRHCERCGTPVIRKELNQWFFRTTAYADELLDFSKIDWPERVRVMQTNWIGRSEGAEVTFRSEQGDPIVVFTTRPDTLWGATFMVLAPEHPLVAKLTPPEFRPAVDAYVAEASRQTEVARLSTEKEKTGVFIGAYAVNPVNGARIPIWIADYVMMTYGTGAIMGVPSHDERDFQFALKFGLPIIPVIDRTDGKAKSRVRRDAVGEGFADALAAAGIAYEEAADSWRVALQGAAQAEAYIALARRYVRPGAWVEVVGAQWAFVFADGVRELDSVEADREILARCQALDSTSAAARTVMEMLWQEEFYRDILFHAEYGTMINSGPFTGTPGDEAIQKVTAWLEEQGIGKYAVKYKLRDWLISRQRYWGAPIPIIYCPKCGTVPVPYEDLPVLLPEDAEFLPTGESPLKYHAGFRYTTCPKCGGPAERETDTMDTFLCSSWYQYAYLSPYYEGDQPFDPREGEYWLPVDLYTGGIEHATMHLIYTRFFTKVMRDMGLVNFDEPMLRLRNQGMILGEDREKMSKSRGNVVSPDEQVAKYGADTVRAYLMFGYRWEQGGPWDSQGIEGVSRFLYRVWDCVLTPPARAATGQPTESDMRALRRKTHQTIRRATEDMEALAFNTYVANLMEFLNALVKAKETPLYGSEAWNEAIRTMVLLLAPACPHIAEELWERIGQPYSVHQQPWPEWDAEIAREEMITLAVQVNGKVRDRITVSADATEEDVRQAALAAEGVQRHTAGKQILKVIYAPGRLVSIVAK